Proteins from a single region of Acidovorax sp. NCPPB 3576:
- a CDS encoding amino acid ABC transporter substrate-binding protein: MKTFHWKAVWGVAALCWGMAVSAQGVLERVTAGGKLMLAYRESSVPFSYVDAGKPIGYAVELCQRIAEVVRKKTGRKDMEVEFVPVTSANRMETIEKGRADMECGSTTNNAERRQVVAFTVPHFITGARLLVPAQSNVDRIEDLSGKKLVSTKGTTPLKAAQQINRERLLQINIVEAPDHARAVEMVEKGEADAFAMDDVLLYGLASNRPNPAALKVVGKFITTEPLAIMLPKNDPAFKKLVDDEMRRLITSREIYPIYDKWFAQPIPPSNRALNLPVSYLLRDFWRYPTDQVPF; the protein is encoded by the coding sequence ATGAAAACATTCCATTGGAAGGCCGTATGGGGCGTTGCCGCCTTGTGCTGGGGCATGGCTGTCTCCGCGCAGGGGGTGCTGGAGCGGGTCACGGCGGGCGGCAAGCTCATGCTGGCCTATCGCGAATCCTCCGTGCCTTTCTCCTATGTGGATGCGGGCAAGCCCATAGGCTATGCGGTGGAGCTGTGCCAGCGGATCGCCGAGGTCGTTCGCAAGAAGACCGGCCGCAAGGACATGGAGGTGGAATTCGTGCCGGTCACTTCGGCCAACCGCATGGAAACCATCGAGAAAGGCCGCGCCGACATGGAGTGCGGCTCCACCACCAACAATGCCGAACGCCGCCAGGTCGTGGCGTTCACCGTGCCGCACTTCATCACCGGCGCCCGCCTGCTGGTGCCGGCGCAGAGCAACGTGGACCGCATCGAAGACCTCAGCGGCAAGAAGCTCGTGTCCACCAAGGGCACCACGCCCTTGAAGGCGGCCCAGCAGATCAACCGCGAGCGCCTGCTGCAGATCAACATCGTCGAAGCCCCGGACCACGCGCGGGCCGTCGAGATGGTGGAAAAGGGCGAGGCCGATGCCTTCGCGATGGACGACGTGCTGCTCTACGGCCTGGCGTCCAACCGACCCAATCCGGCCGCCTTGAAGGTGGTCGGCAAGTTCATCACCACCGAGCCGCTGGCCATCATGCTGCCCAAGAACGATCCCGCGTTCAAGAAGCTGGTGGACGACGAGATGCGCCGGCTGATCACCAGCCGCGAGATCTATCCCATCTACGACAAGTGGTTCGCACAGCCCATACCGCCGTCCAACCGCGCGCTCAATCTTCCGGTGAGTTATCTCTTGCGGGATTTCTGGCGCTATCCCACCGATCAGGTTCCGTTTTGA
- a CDS encoding amino acid ABC transporter substrate-binding protein, with product MKKHLLAVAITALAAGSAFAQANDTLAKIKASGTITEGVRESSGLSYTLGDGKYTGFHYDVCAKVIADVQKQLGLAKLDVKYQPVTSQNRIPLVQNGTVDIECGSTTNNAARQKDVAFAVTTYVEEVRIAVKADSGITGIKDLNGKNIATTTGTTSVQTLRKNKRAEGLTFKEVFGKDHSDSFLLLESGRADAFIMDGSILASNIAKSKSPGDFKIVGEVLSVEPIAIMIRKDDPAFKKAVDDSIKAQIKSGDMAKLYDKWFLQPVPPNNVKIGLPASEATKAAWANPNDKPMEEYATKD from the coding sequence ATGAAGAAGCATTTGCTGGCAGTCGCCATCACCGCCCTGGCCGCAGGGAGCGCATTCGCGCAAGCCAATGACACGCTGGCCAAGATCAAGGCCTCCGGCACGATCACCGAAGGTGTGCGCGAATCCTCCGGCCTGTCGTACACCCTGGGTGACGGCAAGTACACGGGCTTTCACTACGACGTGTGCGCCAAGGTGATCGCCGACGTGCAAAAGCAGTTGGGCCTGGCCAAGCTGGACGTCAAGTACCAGCCCGTCACGTCGCAAAACCGTATCCCCCTGGTGCAAAACGGCACGGTGGACATCGAGTGCGGCTCCACCACCAACAATGCGGCCCGCCAGAAGGACGTCGCCTTCGCGGTCACGACCTATGTCGAAGAAGTGCGCATCGCCGTCAAGGCCGATTCGGGCATCACCGGCATCAAGGACCTGAACGGCAAGAACATCGCCACCACCACGGGCACCACCTCGGTGCAGACGCTGCGCAAGAACAAGCGCGCCGAAGGCCTGACGTTCAAGGAAGTGTTCGGCAAGGACCATTCCGACAGCTTCCTGCTGCTGGAATCCGGCCGCGCCGATGCGTTCATCATGGACGGCTCGATCCTGGCTTCCAACATCGCCAAGTCCAAGAGCCCGGGCGATTTCAAGATCGTCGGCGAAGTGCTGAGCGTGGAACCCATCGCGATCATGATCCGCAAGGACGACCCCGCCTTCAAGAAGGCCGTGGACGACAGCATCAAGGCGCAGATCAAGTCCGGCGACATGGCCAAGCTGTACGACAAGTGGTTCCTGCAGCCCGTGCCGCCGAACAACGTGAAGATCGGCCTGCCAGCGAGCGAAGCGACGAAGGCGGCCTGGGCGAACCCCAACGACAAGCCCATGGAAGAGTACGCCACCAAGGACTGA
- a CDS encoding amino acid ABC transporter permease — MGSNWDWQVFLQDPGGEYPTYLQWMLSAWGWTVSVALLALVIALVMGSIVGTLRTLPDNKVLVGLGNAWVELFRNIPLLVQIFLWYHVLPAIFPVLKGVSGFILVVLALGFFTSARIAEQVRAGIQALPRGQRYAGMAMGFTTLQYYRYVLLPMAFRIIIPPLTSETMNIFKNSSVAFAVSVAELTMFAMQAQEETSRGIEIYLAVTGLYVISAFAINRIMAFIEKRTRVPGLIVSGGAGGGH; from the coding sequence ATGGGATCAAATTGGGATTGGCAAGTCTTCCTGCAGGACCCGGGGGGCGAATACCCGACCTACCTCCAGTGGATGCTTTCTGCCTGGGGCTGGACGGTGTCGGTGGCCCTGCTGGCACTGGTCATCGCGCTGGTGATGGGTTCGATCGTCGGAACGCTGCGCACGCTGCCCGACAACAAGGTGCTGGTCGGCCTGGGCAATGCCTGGGTCGAGCTGTTCCGCAACATTCCGCTCCTGGTGCAGATTTTTCTGTGGTACCACGTGCTGCCCGCGATCTTCCCGGTGCTCAAGGGCGTCTCGGGCTTCATCCTCGTGGTGCTGGCGCTGGGCTTCTTCACGTCGGCACGGATCGCGGAGCAGGTGAGGGCGGGCATCCAGGCACTGCCGCGCGGCCAGCGCTACGCAGGCATGGCCATGGGCTTCACCACCTTGCAGTACTACCGCTACGTGCTGCTGCCGATGGCGTTTCGCATCATCATTCCGCCGCTCACGAGCGAGACGATGAACATCTTCAAGAACTCGTCCGTGGCCTTCGCCGTGTCGGTGGCCGAACTGACGATGTTCGCGATGCAGGCGCAGGAAGAGACCTCGCGCGGCATCGAAATCTACCTGGCCGTGACGGGCCTGTATGTGATCTCGGCTTTCGCCATCAACCGCATCATGGCCTTCATCGAAAAGCGCACGCGCGTTCCTGGCCTGATCGTGTCCGGCGGCGCGGGGGGAGGTCACTGA
- a CDS encoding amino acid ABC transporter permease — translation MMNLDLSFYSWDIISKFVVKGFYFSIMLTLIATVGGILLGTVLALMRLSGKKWLDAPATFYVNGMRSIPLVMVILWFFLLVPASFYAALPGGIGTSYRSELSAIITFIAFEAAYFSEIMRAGIQSISRGQVFAGQAMGMTYGQNMKLVILPQAFRNMLPVLLTQTIILFQDTSLVYAIGAYDMLKGFETAGKNYGRPIEAYLLAAVVYFAMCFALSWVVKRLHRKIAIIR, via the coding sequence ATGATGAATCTCGACCTTTCCTTCTATAGCTGGGACATCATCAGCAAGTTCGTCGTCAAGGGCTTTTACTTCAGCATCATGCTGACGCTGATCGCCACCGTGGGCGGCATCCTGCTGGGCACCGTGCTGGCGCTGATGCGCCTGTCGGGCAAGAAGTGGCTGGACGCGCCGGCCACGTTCTACGTCAACGGCATGCGCAGCATTCCGCTGGTGATGGTGATCCTGTGGTTCTTCCTGCTGGTGCCGGCCTCGTTCTACGCGGCGCTGCCCGGCGGAATCGGCACGAGCTACCGCTCGGAGCTGTCGGCCATCATCACCTTCATCGCCTTCGAGGCCGCGTACTTCAGCGAGATCATGCGGGCCGGCATCCAGTCGATCTCCCGCGGGCAGGTGTTCGCGGGCCAGGCGATGGGCATGACCTATGGCCAGAACATGAAGCTCGTGATCCTGCCGCAGGCGTTCCGCAACATGCTGCCGGTGCTGCTCACGCAGACCATCATCCTGTTCCAGGACACCTCGCTGGTCTATGCCATCGGCGCCTACGACATGCTCAAGGGTTTCGAGACGGCGGGCAAGAACTACGGGCGGCCGATCGAGGCCTACCTGCTGGCGGCCGTCGTGTATTTCGCGATGTGCTTCGCACTGTCCTGGGTCGTCAAGCGCCTGCACCGGAAAATCGCCATCATCCGCTGA
- a CDS encoding amino acid ABC transporter ATP-binding protein: MIEMKNVSKWYGSFQVLTDCSTSIQKGEVVVVCGPSGSGKSTLIKTINALEPFQKGEIFVDGIAVHDPKTNLPKLRSRVGMVFQHFELFPHLSVTENLTIAQIKVLGRGTDEAKKRGLKMLDRVGLSAHKDKFPGQLSGGQQQRVAIARALSMDPIVMLFDEPTSALDPEMVGEVLDVMVGLANEGMTMMCVTHEMGFARKVSNRVIFMDVGGKILEDCSKDDFFNNPDARQPRTKDFLNKILQH, translated from the coding sequence ATGATTGAAATGAAGAATGTCTCGAAGTGGTACGGCAGCTTCCAGGTGCTGACCGACTGCTCCACTTCCATCCAGAAGGGCGAAGTCGTGGTGGTGTGCGGCCCTTCGGGCTCCGGCAAGTCCACGCTGATCAAGACCATCAACGCGCTGGAGCCCTTCCAGAAGGGCGAGATCTTCGTGGACGGCATCGCCGTGCACGACCCCAAGACGAACCTGCCCAAGCTGCGCAGCCGCGTGGGCATGGTGTTCCAGCACTTCGAGCTGTTCCCCCACCTGTCGGTGACCGAGAACCTGACGATCGCGCAGATCAAGGTGCTGGGCCGCGGCACGGACGAGGCCAAGAAGCGCGGCCTCAAGATGCTGGACCGCGTGGGCCTGTCGGCGCACAAGGACAAGTTCCCGGGCCAGTTGTCGGGCGGCCAGCAGCAGCGCGTGGCGATCGCCCGTGCGTTGTCGATGGACCCGATCGTGATGCTGTTCGACGAGCCCACGTCGGCCCTCGACCCCGAAATGGTGGGCGAAGTGCTGGACGTGATGGTGGGCCTGGCCAACGAAGGCATGACCATGATGTGCGTGACCCACGAAATGGGCTTTGCGCGCAAGGTCAGCAACCGCGTGATCTTCATGGACGTGGGCGGCAAGATCCTGGAGGACTGCTCCAAGGACGATTTCTTCAACAACCCCGATGCCCGCCAGCCGCGCACCAAGGACTTCCTCAACAAGATCCTGCAGCACTGA
- a CDS encoding glucose/quinate/shikimate family membrane-bound PQQ-dependent dehydrogenase, translating into MPNQRHAPVFMGVLLVVIGLAIGIGGVWLIALGGSWYYLPAGLATLLAGWMLAQRNPGALWVYAALVLVTLLWSLWEAGLDWWPLAARGDVFFVLGVLLLTPWVSRGLVAPSQRGPRRALGLTLAAFFAVAVASWFHDAHDVPGAFAAHAAPTPPAAASAPAVAGSPGEPAIPPGEWHAYGRTGEGQRYSPLGQITPDNVRGLEVAWQYRTGDVRGEPGDPQETTFEVTPLKIGNRLYLCTPHQSVIALDATTGAQVWRYDTQVQGKGELALQHLTCRGLSYQPPEPAAASAAGSTPAAPTLTAAATPAPAPSSSAPAPTIPVPASAPALPTASCEGRLFMPTADGRLLALDPRTGGLCTDFGNGTGQIDLWTGMPNRRPGAYYSTSPAVVTRDLIIIGGTVLDNASTKEQSGVIRAYNVHTGALVWNWDSAKPEATAPIGPGETYTANSPNSWSISSVDETLGLVYVPMGNQPPDQWGGRRSPEVERYSSAVVALELATGRVRWHFQTVHHDLWDYDVPAQPSLVDLTVKGERVPALVQPTKQGEVFVLDRRTGTPILPVTEVPVPQGAAEGDRTAPTQPQSALSFDPPPLTGADMWGVTLFDQLMCRIAFEKLRFEGRFTPPSTRGSLIYPGNFGVFNWGGVAVDPQRQMAFTTPTYLAFTSQLIPRTDETSLLVQPGGAPPHGMLPALNENAGAPFAVRLKPFVSVLGIPCQAPPWGYVAGADLTTGKIIWKHKNGTVRDLAPVPVPFKMGVPNLGGPVTTAGGVAFLSGTLDYYVRAYDVSNGNELWKSRLPAGGQATPMTYTGADGRQYIVVAAGGHGSLGTRTGDWLIAYALPRT; encoded by the coding sequence ATGCCCAACCAACGCCACGCGCCTGTCTTCATGGGGGTGCTTCTCGTCGTGATTGGCCTGGCCATCGGCATCGGTGGGGTCTGGCTCATTGCCCTCGGCGGTTCGTGGTACTACCTGCCGGCCGGCCTGGCCACGCTGCTCGCCGGCTGGATGCTGGCGCAGCGCAATCCAGGCGCGCTCTGGGTCTATGCCGCGCTGGTGCTGGTCACGCTCCTGTGGTCGCTGTGGGAGGCGGGGCTGGACTGGTGGCCGCTCGCGGCACGGGGCGACGTGTTCTTCGTGCTGGGCGTCTTGCTGCTCACGCCCTGGGTGTCGCGCGGCCTGGTGGCCCCCTCGCAGCGCGGGCCGCGCCGTGCGCTCGGGTTGACGCTGGCGGCTTTCTTCGCGGTGGCGGTGGCGTCGTGGTTCCATGACGCGCACGACGTGCCCGGCGCCTTCGCGGCACACGCCGCCCCGACCCCTCCCGCTGCGGCATCCGCCCCCGCCGTGGCCGGCAGTCCTGGCGAACCAGCCATCCCGCCTGGCGAATGGCACGCCTACGGCCGGACCGGCGAGGGCCAGCGCTACTCCCCGCTGGGGCAGATCACCCCCGACAACGTGCGCGGCCTGGAGGTCGCCTGGCAGTACCGCACGGGCGACGTGCGCGGCGAGCCCGGGGACCCGCAGGAAACAACCTTCGAGGTCACGCCCCTCAAGATCGGCAACCGCCTGTACCTGTGCACGCCGCACCAGTCGGTCATCGCGCTCGACGCCACCACCGGCGCGCAGGTGTGGCGGTACGACACCCAGGTCCAGGGCAAGGGAGAACTGGCACTGCAGCATCTGACCTGCCGGGGCCTGTCGTACCAGCCGCCCGAGCCGGCCGCAGCAAGCGCTGCAGGAAGCACTCCCGCAGCGCCCACTCTCACGGCAGCCGCCACCCCGGCTCCGGCGCCCTCCTCTTCCGCCCCCGCCCCCACGATTCCCGTGCCGGCATCCGCACCCGCCCTGCCCACCGCGTCCTGCGAAGGGCGCCTGTTCATGCCCACGGCCGACGGCCGGCTGCTCGCGCTGGACCCGCGCACCGGCGGCCTGTGCACCGATTTCGGCAACGGCACCGGGCAGATCGACCTGTGGACCGGCATGCCCAACCGCCGGCCCGGCGCCTACTACTCCACGTCGCCCGCCGTGGTCACGCGCGATCTGATCATCATCGGCGGCACGGTGCTGGACAACGCCTCCACCAAGGAGCAGTCCGGCGTGATCCGCGCCTACAACGTGCACACCGGCGCGCTGGTCTGGAACTGGGATTCCGCCAAGCCCGAGGCCACCGCGCCCATCGGCCCGGGCGAGACCTACACCGCCAACTCGCCCAACAGCTGGTCGATCTCCAGCGTGGACGAAACCCTGGGCCTGGTCTATGTGCCCATGGGCAACCAGCCGCCCGACCAGTGGGGCGGCCGCCGCAGCCCCGAGGTCGAACGCTATTCGTCCGCCGTCGTGGCGCTGGAGCTGGCCACCGGCCGCGTGCGCTGGCACTTCCAGACCGTGCACCACGACCTGTGGGACTACGACGTGCCCGCGCAGCCCAGCCTGGTGGACCTGACGGTGAAGGGCGAGCGCGTGCCCGCCCTGGTGCAACCCACCAAGCAGGGCGAGGTCTTCGTGCTCGACCGGCGCACCGGCACCCCCATCCTGCCGGTGACCGAAGTGCCCGTCCCCCAGGGCGCCGCCGAGGGCGACCGCACCGCGCCCACGCAACCCCAATCGGCCCTGTCGTTCGACCCGCCGCCGCTCACCGGCGCGGACATGTGGGGCGTGACCCTCTTCGATCAGCTCATGTGCCGCATCGCGTTCGAGAAACTGCGCTTCGAAGGCCGGTTCACCCCGCCCTCCACCCGCGGCTCCCTGATCTATCCCGGCAACTTCGGCGTGTTCAACTGGGGCGGCGTGGCCGTGGACCCGCAGCGCCAAATGGCGTTCACCACGCCCACCTACCTGGCCTTCACCTCCCAGCTGATCCCGCGCACCGACGAGACGTCGCTGCTGGTGCAGCCCGGCGGCGCCCCGCCCCACGGCATGCTGCCCGCGCTGAACGAAAACGCGGGCGCGCCGTTCGCCGTGCGCCTGAAGCCCTTCGTCTCGGTGCTGGGCATTCCCTGCCAGGCGCCGCCCTGGGGCTACGTGGCCGGTGCGGACCTGACCACAGGCAAGATCATCTGGAAGCACAAGAACGGCACCGTGCGCGACCTGGCGCCCGTGCCCGTGCCCTTCAAGATGGGCGTGCCCAACCTGGGCGGCCCGGTGACCACGGCCGGCGGCGTGGCGTTCCTGTCGGGCACGCTGGACTATTACGTGCGGGCCTACGACGTCTCCAACGGCAACGAGCTGTGGAAAAGCCGCCTGCCTGCGGGCGGCCAGGCCACCCCGATGACCTACACCGGGGCCGATGGCCGGCAGTACATCGTGGTGGCGGCGGGCGGCCATGGCTCGCTGGGCACGCGCACGGGGGACTGGCTGATTGCCTACGCGCTCCCTCGCACCTGA
- a CDS encoding tripartite tricarboxylate transporter substrate binding protein: MQRRHLMQLGAAALAAPALTVRAQSFPARPIKLVIAFPAGGPTDITMRVLADSAGKVLGQPVIVDNKPGAGGTLPAQLLQSSAADGYTVAQIPLGVFRMPYTTKINWDPVKDITYVLNVTGYAFGVVVPADSPFKTWADFVAYAKANPGKLSYGSTGTLTSPHLTMELAAQQLGLQLLHVPYKGSADLMQSILGGQIMAAADSTGFAPQVEAGKLRVLNTWGAERLAKFPDAPTLKELGIDVVQNSPFGIGAPKGTPPDVVKRLHDAFKQAMEQEAYRTALARYDMVPIYMDSASYRQFAQDTFTREKALVEKLGLGKPQ; this comes from the coding sequence ATGCAGCGCCGCCATCTCATGCAGCTCGGGGCCGCGGCCCTGGCCGCTCCCGCCCTCACCGTCCGTGCCCAGTCCTTCCCTGCCCGGCCCATCAAGCTGGTGATCGCCTTTCCGGCCGGCGGGCCCACCGACATCACCATGCGCGTGCTGGCCGACAGCGCGGGCAAGGTGCTGGGCCAGCCGGTCATCGTGGACAACAAGCCCGGCGCCGGCGGCACGCTGCCCGCGCAGCTGCTGCAGTCCTCGGCGGCCGACGGCTACACCGTGGCGCAGATCCCGCTGGGCGTGTTCCGCATGCCCTACACCACCAAGATCAACTGGGACCCGGTCAAGGACATCACCTATGTGCTGAACGTCACGGGCTACGCCTTCGGCGTGGTGGTGCCGGCCGACTCGCCGTTCAAGACCTGGGCGGACTTCGTGGCCTATGCCAAGGCCAATCCCGGCAAGCTGAGCTATGGCTCCACCGGCACGCTGACCAGCCCGCACCTCACCATGGAGCTGGCCGCGCAGCAGCTGGGCCTGCAACTGCTGCACGTGCCCTACAAGGGCAGCGCGGACCTGATGCAGTCCATCCTGGGCGGGCAGATCATGGCCGCGGCCGATTCCACCGGCTTTGCGCCGCAGGTCGAGGCCGGCAAGCTGCGCGTGCTGAACACCTGGGGCGCCGAGCGCCTGGCGAAATTCCCCGATGCGCCCACGCTCAAGGAGCTGGGCATCGACGTGGTGCAGAACTCGCCCTTCGGCATCGGCGCGCCCAAGGGCACGCCGCCGGACGTGGTCAAGCGCCTGCACGATGCGTTCAAGCAGGCAATGGAGCAAGAGGCCTACCGCACCGCGCTGGCGCGCTACGACATGGTGCCGATCTACATGGACAGCGCGAGCTACCGCCAGTTCGCGCAGGACACCTTCACGCGCGAGAAGGCGCTGGTGGAAAAGCTGGGCCTGGGCAAGCCGCAATAG
- a CDS encoding HAD-IIB family hydrolase, protein MPSPSPLPATLQPLAAWQPPPTLAGVFTDIDDTLTTDGAITADALAAIAGLKAAGLHVIPITGRPVGWSEPFAAAWPVDAIVAENGAVALVANRSPNALERNEDDGSALSKLYQQDAPTRARNYARMQAVLAQIEREVPGARRATDSAGRECDIAIDHSEFVHLPQAAIDQVVDRLHAAGMHATVSSIHINGWFGAHNKLEGARWIVRERLGRDLDAEIDRWVYVGDSTNDQLMFERFAHSVGVANVARFVPQLRHRPRYVTKGERGAGFAEVAQAILGVLGRTP, encoded by the coding sequence ATGCCTTCGCCCTCCCCCCTCCCCGCCACGTTGCAGCCCCTGGCCGCATGGCAGCCGCCCCCCACGCTCGCCGGGGTGTTCACCGACATCGACGACACCCTGACCACCGACGGTGCCATCACCGCCGATGCGCTGGCCGCCATCGCGGGCCTGAAAGCCGCGGGCCTGCACGTGATCCCGATCACCGGGCGCCCGGTGGGCTGGAGCGAGCCCTTCGCCGCCGCCTGGCCGGTGGATGCCATCGTGGCGGAAAACGGTGCCGTGGCGCTGGTGGCGAACCGAAGCCCAAATGCCCTTGAGCGCAATGAAGACGACGGCAGTGCGCTATCAAAACTGTATCAACAGGATGCACCGACGCGCGCCCGCAACTACGCGCGGATGCAGGCGGTGCTGGCGCAGATCGAGCGCGAGGTGCCGGGCGCGCGCCGCGCCACCGACTCCGCCGGGCGCGAGTGCGACATCGCCATCGACCACAGCGAGTTCGTCCACCTGCCGCAAGCCGCCATCGACCAGGTGGTGGACCGCCTGCACGCGGCAGGCATGCATGCCACGGTGAGCAGCATCCACATCAACGGCTGGTTCGGGGCGCACAACAAGCTGGAGGGCGCCCGATGGATCGTGCGCGAGCGCCTGGGGCGCGACCTGGATGCCGAGATCGACCGCTGGGTGTACGTGGGCGACTCCACCAACGACCAGCTGATGTTCGAGCGCTTCGCCCACAGCGTGGGCGTGGCGAACGTGGCGCGCTTCGTGCCGCAGTTGCGCCACCGGCCGCGCTACGTCACCAAGGGCGAGCGCGGCGCGGGCTTCGCCGAGGTCGCGCAGGCCATTTTGGGTGTTTTGGGCCGTACGCCCTAG
- a CDS encoding glycosyltransferase family 2 protein has translation MTKHTMAIAVAIPCYKVTQHVLEVIRTIPASVSRIYAVDDACPDGSGAFIQQQCTDPRVKVLFNPENQGVGGAVVTAYRQAVADGMDIVVKIDGDGQMNPLLLPLFVRPIQDGRADYTKGNRFFRPESVRGMPAMRLFGNAVLSFMTKLSCGYWSIMDPTNGYTAIHTSVLRELPLDKLERRYFFETDMLFRLNTLRAVVRDVPMDAVYADEESNLKIGKVLPEFLKKHASRLARRYVYSYLVRDFNVGSIYSIFGMLLLLAGGIFGALHWINSAYGTHPATSGTVMLAALPVLIGIQFLVAFLHYDVGSVPTEPLSTYLHPDDLEGLNALPGDKTP, from the coding sequence ATGACGAAGCACACCATGGCCATCGCCGTCGCCATCCCCTGCTACAAGGTCACCCAGCATGTGCTGGAAGTGATCCGCACCATTCCGGCCAGCGTGTCCCGCATCTATGCCGTGGACGACGCCTGCCCCGACGGCAGCGGCGCCTTCATCCAGCAGCAGTGCACCGACCCGCGCGTGAAAGTGCTGTTCAACCCCGAGAACCAGGGCGTGGGCGGGGCGGTGGTCACGGCGTACCGCCAGGCCGTCGCGGACGGCATGGACATCGTGGTCAAGATCGACGGCGACGGCCAGATGAACCCCCTCCTGCTGCCGCTGTTCGTGCGCCCCATCCAGGACGGCCGGGCCGACTACACCAAGGGCAACCGCTTCTTCCGGCCCGAATCGGTGCGCGGCATGCCCGCCATGCGCCTGTTCGGCAACGCGGTGCTGTCGTTCATGACCAAGCTCAGCTGCGGCTACTGGTCCATCATGGACCCGACGAACGGCTACACCGCCATCCACACCAGCGTGCTGCGCGAGCTTCCGCTGGACAAGCTGGAGCGGCGCTATTTCTTCGAAACCGACATGCTGTTCCGACTGAACACGCTGCGCGCAGTGGTGCGCGACGTGCCCATGGACGCCGTGTACGCGGACGAGGAGTCGAACCTCAAGATCGGCAAGGTCCTGCCCGAATTCCTGAAAAAGCACGCCTCGCGCCTGGCCCGGCGCTACGTGTACAGCTACCTGGTGCGCGACTTCAACGTGGGCTCCATCTACAGCATCTTCGGCATGCTCCTGCTGCTGGCGGGAGGAATCTTCGGTGCACTGCACTGGATCAACAGCGCCTATGGCACCCATCCGGCCACGAGCGGCACCGTGATGCTGGCGGCGCTGCCGGTGCTCATCGGCATCCAGTTTCTGGTGGCGTTCCTGCACTATGACGTGGGCAGCGTGCCGACCGAGCCCCTGAGCACCTACCTGCACCCCGACGATCTGGAAGGCCTGAACGCCCTGCCCGGAGACAAGACGCCATGA
- a CDS encoding EamA family transporter, which translates to MSLLLTSLTLLCVLGISVGQLLFKKAAMMLPAQPALTDWIFNGWLIVALALYGVTTLLWIWVLRSAPLHLAYPFMGLAFLIVPALGWLFLKEPLHLQTFIGGALILAGIAVAGRASA; encoded by the coding sequence ATGTCCCTTTTACTCACGTCCCTGACCCTGTTGTGCGTGCTCGGCATTTCCGTCGGCCAACTGCTGTTCAAGAAGGCGGCCATGATGCTGCCGGCCCAGCCGGCGCTGACCGACTGGATCTTCAACGGCTGGCTCATCGTGGCCCTGGCGCTCTACGGCGTGACCACGCTGCTGTGGATCTGGGTGCTGCGCAGCGCGCCGCTGCACCTGGCCTATCCGTTCATGGGACTGGCATTTTTGATCGTGCCGGCGCTGGGTTGGCTGTTCTTGAAGGAGCCGCTGCACCTGCAGACCTTCATCGGTGGAGCCCTGATCCTGGCGGGCATCGCCGTGGCCGGGAGGGCTTCGGCATGA